GCTTTGCCATAATCTACACCGATAACTGGTTTACCCGTTCTTCTGGCCCATATCCGCAGTCTCTCTTCGTGACATTCTGGCCCCATTGCGATAAACCCTCCACCAGGAAAGTCCATAATCACGTCTGTTGCCGTGGCTAGTTCTTCCGCAGTCCcggaaaagaaaagcataATCTTGACTGGTGGTAAACTTGCCCGAGACGACTTGGACGGTCTAGATATACTTAATTTGCGTATAAGACGAAGGCTAGGGCGGTGAAGAAGGGTAAATAACCTGACCTGTTGTACGTCAACTATTTGATCAATATTTTAGCCTTACATAAGGATTGGAAGTCTTTTCCCAAGTGACTCTGAGCATCTCCACCGAGCATACTGCTCTaaatcttctcaactgaTCGCCATTTAGCACATCGTAAGGCAGCCAATACGCTTACCACTTCATCCCCTTCTCTAGCATAGACAAGGTAATATGCGGAAAACAGAATACTGCAAATATCCTTGATCCATTTTGGCTTTATATTCATTGCCATTGAAAATCCAGCGTCAAAAGCAGTGTTTACATAAGTTGCTCGATAGTAAGACCGAGAGTACTAAGCCTTATCAGCGGGATCCATTATTGGCCAGCAGCAATGGGCTCACCATTCTAGCTAAAGGCTCTGGCGCTGAAAAATGTCAGCACGCTCCACAATTACGGACGTACCGCTTATTCCCAGCAGGTCATCAAAATGCCTGAGAGCATACACCACAGTGAGAGTAGCAAGAATGAGTTGGTAAGGCGTAAAGTATTCTAGCATGGGTGAGTAAGCCATCGCCTAGCCAGCCAGTTAACCTACTCAATCGCTGATTGACTTTCCCCATCAAGGCAACCATCCGCCGTCCCACCAATCCCACCCATAGTCTCCATACCCACgatccttttcctcttctagGTTCAGACCTGAGGCGAAAAGCAGCACGCCGCGGACGGATGTTTGTTGCGCCATCCCCCTTGTACAGCCGCCATAtccaaaagaagagtataaGGAATATTTGGGTACGTCTTACTTTGGGAGATGGACGGCCCAGAAGTTGGTCAATCATGGTGCTTTGGTGGCGGATAAGAGCGATTACTCAGATGAGCATAGTCAGAAGCACAAAAGGCGACGCTTAACCAAAAAATGCGTAATAATCGGATTTGTAGGTATAATTCAAATgcaaaatagaaatataatTCATGATATGAATTATAATAACTAATTATTAACCCGGGTAATTCTTCCGTCTAAAAGCCGGTTGGTCTTCAATCTCCAAGTCATTATAAATTCAAAGATCACATTTATAACATCTACGACATGCACAATAGCAAAGCTCTGGGCCAAGTTCAGAGAGCCATGTACCGCAGAAAAGATGTGGCATGAGAGACCTTGCATGcccaaaaacaaagatagTGAGAGTCCCATCTACTGTTTATGGCACCACTTGTAAACCCAAACTTCTCGCTGTCCCAATAACCCCCTTGGCCACTCTTTCCAGGCCGACTGCTTTCAGGTCTTCATCCATGCATTTGATTTTGGCAATCTCATACACATGTTTTAAGCTCACTGATCCCATCACCTTTGTGATACCTTGTCCAGAGCCCTTGTTGAGAGATGTCGTTTTTTTGAGGAGATATGAAACGGGCGGTGTTCTGGTCTCAAACGAAAAGGTGCGGTCGGGATTGATAGTGATGAGGGTAGGAATAGGCAATGATAATTGATAATGGGCTGTCTTGGCGTTGCTATAGACATGGGTCAACATACATGGAATCTTCCGTCTCCACATCTCCGGTGGCACTGAATAGATCAGCTTACAACTCCTTGCAAAAGTCCATAGCTTTGACACCTCGAGCGCCTAATGCTGGACCAACGGGTGGTGTAGGGGTGGCTTTACCGGCAGGAACCACAATTTTCTGCTGACTGAGTCAGTTTCGTGCCCAAGCCACTGTTCTACTGTCACGCCTCTAGTTGTGTCGGAAATCCCAAAACAACCACAGCCTTGAGCATCACCTGGGACGTACGACTACTTGAGCAGCAGCACTTTTCGACATGATCAGATGGCGGCAAAAGCAAGGCGGAGGAAAACTGAGCGCAAAAAGCGCTTGTAAGGAAAAGAGTGCTAGGCAGTGATGATAAAGAGACTTTGAATAGAAAGTCAAAGATGTAAATCAATCAAACATCAACTTTTCTATTCGCGATAAAAGCCAGAGAAAAAGCTTGAAATTAAACCAGGTGCTCATATAAaggcggcgatgtccgtCTTACCTAACGATGACATCTTTATACATTATTCGATCTTCAAGTTCGATGGAGACGTTTATGAAAATGAATATAAAACAAAATGGAAATTTTGAATCCTCATCTATCTCGACAACTCTATTCCGCAAAGCAAAATGTTTTCTACATTGTCGAAAGAGATGACTTCTCCGCTTACGACACCGctccatcttcctctggtGTTTACGCTCGCCTCTATCCCAGTGTTTTATGTATTGGGATTGACCACGGGAAACGTGAGCTGGGTGGATAGGAGCTGGCCGCTGTTTCCGCCGCTTATCTCGATCATGCTGATCGGATGGGAGCTCGTCAATCAGGCTGGAGCCATCTATGCTCACAATCTACCAAGAGTTTTGCTAATGTTTGGTTTGCAAGTGAGTTTGTCCTCGGCAAGCTGAAGATAGCTTATTGATCTGGATTTAGATCGCTTGGTGTATACGTTTGGTATCACACGCTGCCAAGAGAAACTTTTACGACATCAAATCTGAGGATTACAGGTATGCGGTTGTACGAAAACTCATACCCAAATGGGCTTTTGGCCTCATCCATGCGTCTGTGATTGCAACTGCCCAGCCTttgcttctcttttccctttgtCTCCCGCTGTATTCCGCACTGGTGCTACCGCCTACACAGAATGCTTCGACAGGGTCTCTCATGTTCAAGACGGTCGCAAATCTGTTCCCTGCTCGTCTCGGAGGTTCAGTCGCCCCAACAACAGTTATCCTTGGCTTATCAGACTATTTTATGGTGGCTGTATCTCTCCTTATCCTCTACGTTGAATACGAAGCCGATCGACGCAATTATGAATTTCAAACCAAAAAGCACGAATTGATCAAATCTCTACCAGACAAACAGCTCGTCCATCCCAAGATGACGAGTGAACAACAGCCTCTTATCAAGAACGAAGGCCTTCCCGGACCTTCTCCATATCCAGCTTCTCATCACCCTGGGTTTCCTATAAAGGGAATGTGGCGGTTCTCGCGGCACCCGAATTTTGCAGCGGAACAGCTTTTCTGGGTCAGCCAGGGATTATTTGCGGCTCTGGCTGGAGCAAAGGTCGGGATGGCGAAGGAGGACTGGTTCTTGGCCAGTGTTTTTGGACCATGTTTTGCATTGAGCTTGTTGTTTTGTGCCAGTACGTTTCTTACGGAATGGATTTCTAGCCGCAAGGTAAGTTTAGTCATGTTGTATTGAAAGCACCAGTGTAATGTTTGGTTTGTAGTACCCGACATTCAACGACTACAAGTGGCTTGTGGGTGAGTTTCTACCACAGGAAACTGTTCTGTTATGGCTTTGGGGACAGGCCACTGGCTCAAGGCCAAAATTTGTGGAGAATGTATACGGGTCAGTTCCATCAACTCCACATGAGTGATGTTTCATACTTGTCTACGCTATTGACTAATCTTATAATTAAACAATCATGGATGTAATGTAGTCAGCACTTGTATTTGAAAGATGCATTCTATTTCTAGGACAGGAAAGTTGACATATAAAGCTCATCCTTCTTGCATCTTCTGTTGATAGTCCCATCCCACTAGGGCGTCCTATCTTGCTTCAATCAATGACCTGATTACTCTTGTTTCCCGACAACAACTCTTGACATCCCAAActtccctctctttccGTCAAAAGGGAGAGAATCTTGTGGTAGCTTGAATGATGAGAAGCCACTGTCGTAGCATTCCTAGAATATACTAACTTTCGTTTATCGGCAAGGAGATGTCGATAAAGTGCAACCACAGACATGGAAGATGTGTTCTTTCTAGATATTATCAAAATCTTCTTTATAAAAAATCTTTGCAGAGAAGTAAAAACAAACTTAACATTTGgtaaaaaaagagaatagtAATTACCGGTCTATAGTTAACAATGATGTCATATAATCAATTAAATAACATTCACGACTTTTTATCTATCTTTCAATTCTCTTTATCATTCGTAACAATCCAATTAATATTTTGCCATGGAAGGAGTAAGTGCAGAGGATTTGGCTATGGTAAAAATCACTTACTGGATACAGCAAATCGACAAGGCTAAGCAATTTCTTAACAGCGATGCTGGCCAGCAAATAAAACAGCTGTTTGGTATGTTTCCGCTTCTACTGTCCCCGTCTTTCGTACTAAACGACAAAAGGAGCCAGCAGCAACGACAATAAGCCCAGCGGCCAAGACCAATTCAAGCCGGATAATGCTCCGACTTACGATATTCAAGGCAATCAAGGTGTTCCTGGTCAGTACGGCCTACCTGGTCAACACGGTGCTGTGACTGGCGGCGGTTTTGGCGGCGGATTTGCCAAAAATGCTCAAGGGGAGCCTCTGCAAGGCTCAGGTGCCAACTTTGGACAAAAGGAAAGCCCTTATGAGGGTATGGATAATGAAGATGGTGGGTTTAGACAAAGCTAAAGGCGCATTCCGCTTTTGCACGAATTTGTATGGGAATGCAGAAGTTAATGagttttttttgttttgttttgataGCCACTGGTAGCGGCGGATATGGTAGGAACGCCCAAGGCGGTGCTTTCTCCCGTCAGAACCAGATGGGTGCAGATAATCAGAACCACCCAAACCCTGGCGGCGTCTATGACAACGATGGAGGATACAGGACTGGATACAGTACTCCTGGTTATaggaaagaagacgagaCCGAAGAACAGCTTCGAGCACGGTAAGGAATACTTGCTTTATGGGGCACTTTTGCTGAGATGAGACGTGATACAGTAACCAAAACGTATATGGACAACAATCTGATGAACGTGGCAGTAAAGACAACGACTATCATGAAATTTGAAAAGTCAGCCACAGCATTCAACTCAAGCAAAGTAAAGGGAGATAATTTTCTATGATTTGTTTACAAAATGCATGAAACAAGTTTACACATTGTATCAAGTCTAGCGCACCTCTCAAGTTTGCTTGCTTTTGAGTTGTTCGAACAAttcttcaatgtcttccTTTTTGACCGTTTGACCAGACTGGACATGTCCGCGAAGCATCTCATTTAACCGTTCCCTATTAATAATGAGTCTCAAGCCAGCACGAGAATATGACACTTACTTGAGACGTTGGTATCCGTGGAGAGCTTCGATGGCTTGAATTCTTGGGAGAGAGGAAACGACTCGGGAGGTGGCCTGTTCAACAGTCTCATCTAACTGATTTTAAGGATGACAATCCAACAAAGATGCAGTATCAGTTCACGtaccttcttcctcttctcgaGGTGGTTCGTATATCTCCTCATCTTGTAATGGGAATGGCAGACTCTCAATTGCAGTCGCCTAATACTGATCAGCAGAGATAACGGAGCAATGAGAGTATACAAACATCCAATTGAGTCTGCAAATTTTCTCGAATACCATgagcaagaaagatgtcGCCTTTGCCTTTCCATCGCCAGTGGTTTCCGTCAACTTTTAATGATCCCGAATCAAGTTTCAGCTTCTTGGAAAAACTTGATTCCTCAACATTCAATGGTCTCTTGAATACTTCCAAGTCCGAACTATCCTCGTCTAGATCACTTTTTCCGACGACTGTCCATCCTTCCTCAACAGGCTCAATAATCATCCACCCTTTCTTCCCCGCTTGAGcttggagaaaagagttaGAGTTGACACAATCTGCACAGATGAGTCCGTCATATGTGTCAGTGGCTATCAGCACGTTGGACTCTTCATCTatgtcttcatctgctACTTCTTCTGAAGTCAAGGTACCAGCAAAGTTGGATGCTGTAAGTGGAGTAGGAGGATGATTCTCTTTGGAAGGTTGAATGGCGTTACAGAAAGCGCTGGGGCTCGGATCTTCTGGATGGTGTTGACGGAGGTTGAGACATGATTCGTGTAGCCAATCCTGTATTTCCTCAATTTCCATCAATAAATCTCTAAACGAAACATACCTCGCAAGCTATGCAATAAATCATAGCTTCTGTCTCAACCTCCGCATCATAATCTCTCCCACATCGACAGAATTTGCCCTTGAAGTTCTTTGAATAACGATTCTTCTTGTTGCAGACCATAGGCTGAGTTTCGGGAGGGTTAAGACTGCATCGACGACGTTTGAGGCCGTCTTGAGTTTCAGGCTGCATGCTTGAGGTCGGACAGTCGCATCGAAAAGATCGCTTGGTCCACAGCTCCACAAGGTGGTGTTCTAAAAGTTGCGTTAGGATCCTAATAGCATGCGCATATCTTGGAGACATACCACCATGACAAGAGATTGAGCATCCATAGCAgatacctttttcttcgCAGTCTACAAAAAGTTTGTCAATAACTCTAACTTTTGACTACATAGCAGTTTATACCTAAGCACGCCCAGACAGATTGTCTTAAGTAGCCTCTTTCATAGGAGCACTCATTAAACTTGTATGGCAAGGCTTCTCTTGCCTCGTCAGCCATACGGTCAGACACGTCAATCAAAGACTGCAGGGTTATCTCAGAGGAGGGAGCTTGAGAGGCAAGGTAGTTGGAAGGTAGAAGAGTAAGGCgcgaagaggaggatgaagatgccATTTTGGTTAGTCGGTAATGATGTTTTGTTGACTTTCAAGGTTTAtataaaagatggaatagCAATAACAAACGCGGAGATGTCATGAATGTCCGCGCACGAGTCAGCCAAACCGAAATGAGATGAAAATGTCCATCCATTGAGGATTTTCATTTTGCCTTTCTACTTTGATTTACTCAATAAATTTAAAACATCGCAGGTAGAGAAAAATAAGAGACAGtatgtcttcttcctctgctgATGTGCTCAAAATTCCAATCCTCGGAAATGAGTCTATCCATGTTggctttcatctttttccctATATCTTTGAAACGGTCATTAcagctcttccttcatctaCATATGTCCTTATAACAGATACAAACCTCTCCAGTATCTACCTAAATGACTTGACAAACTCATTTAAGGAAGCCTCTCTTCAGCATGGAAGCAAAGCTAGGTTCCTCATTTATCGAGTTGCCCcaggagaaggagcaaaAAGCCGAAAGGTTAaggatgaaattgaagattGGATGTTGGACAACAAATGTACTAGAGACACAGTCattcttgcttttggcGGTGGCGTGGTTGGCGATTTGGTAGGTTTTGTTGCTGCCACCTTGTATGTTTTCTGCTTTTTGACTGCGATTACGCTGACCGGACGTTAGTATGCGAGGTGTCAAGTTCGTCCAAATCCCCACTACTTTGCTCGCTATGGTTGACTCTTCTGTTGGCGGAAAAACTGCCATTGACACGCCGCATGGGAAAAACTTAATCGGCGCTTTCTGGCAgccatcttttatttttgtaGACTTGGCTTTTCTCACTACTTTGCCCACTAGGGAAGTGTCTAATGGTATGGCTGAGGTTGTGAAGGTAAGTCCATGCATACAATGTGTATAAAATACTAACAACTACAAGACTGCTGCTatttggaaagatgatgacTTTGCTTTGCTTGAATCTCGTTCCGCGGAAATTTCCCTTGCTGCGTCTGTCCGCCCAATGGGATCTCCTACTCTTGGGCGCTTCGCTGCCGACCGTTCTTACTCTCAGTCGCTCCTCCTCCGAATAGTGTCTGGATCTATCTATGTCAAGGCTCACATCGTCACTATTGACGAACGTGAAACTGGTCTGCGAAATCTGGTCAATTTTGGGCATACGATTGGTCATGCCATTGAGGCCATCCTCACCCCCGCTATGCTCCATGGCGAATGCGTCTCAGTCGGTATCGTTCTTGAAGCAGAGGTGGCTCGGCAATTAGGCGTCCTTAGCCAAGTGGCCGTTGGTCGTTTGACAAGGTGTCTTCAAGCTTACGGCCTGCCTGTTTCACTCTCTGATGGGCGTATAACGGCCCTTCCTACCTTTAATCAGCTGAGTGTCAACCGCCTGCTTGACATCATGAAGATTGACAAAAAAAATTCTGGTCCAGCTaaaaagattgttttgCTTTCTAGAATTGGCAAAACttatgaagaaaaggcttcAGTTGTTGCTGATGATATTATTCGTAAAGTGCTTTGCGAGGCTGTGACGGTCAAGGCTGCTATTCCTGCTAAATCTCCTGTGACAATGGCCACTCCTGGTAGTAAGAGTATCTCTAACCGAGCTTTGGTTTTGGCAGCTCTTGGAAATGGCAATTGTCGAATCAAGAACCTTCTACATTCTGACGACACTGCTGTCATGATGAATGCTCTCGTAGAGCTAAAGGTCAGTGCTTTGGCCTACAATTAGTCTGCCATTTTGACGTTCATGTTAGGGCGCTGTTTTCTCTTGGGAGGATGGAGGTGAGACAATCGTCGTTGAGGGTGGTGGTGGCGTCCTTTCTGCTCCGGCTAAGGACAAAGAGCTCTATCTGGGTAACGCTGGTACTGCAAGTCGATTCCTGACCACCGTTTGTGCTATGGTCTCTGGCTCTGTATCAGCGGAAAGATCTACGATTATTACGGGTAATGCTCGGATGAAGCAACGTCCTATTGGTCCCCTGGTGGATGCCCTTGTAGCCAATGGGGCCAAAGTCAAATATCTAGAGTCAACCGGATGTTTACCTCTTGATATTGAGACTGATGGTTTTCATGGTGGACATATCAAACTTGCTGCCTCAGTGTCTTCACAATACGTCTcctccattcttctttgcgCTCCTTATGCCGCTGAACAAGTGACTCTCGAACTCATTGGTGGCCAGGTCATCTCTCAACCATATATAGACATGACGATTGCGATGATGGAACAATTTGGCGTTTCCGTCCAGCGACAAACAGACACTCAGGGCAATCTGCTTGATATCTATGTCATCCCCAAGGCTGTTTATGTTAATCCTGTCGAATACAGTGTTGAGTCTGATGCCTCTTCCGCTACCTATCCCCTTGCTATTGCCGCCATTACTGGAACTACTTGTACCATCTCCAATATTggatcctcttctcttcaaggCGACGCTCGTTTCGCAAAAGAGGTATTGGAACCTATGGGTTGCGTTGTAGAACAAACCCTCACTACTACTAAGGTCACTGGTCCGCCTGTCGGCGAACTCAGAGCATTAGGCAATGTAGATATGGAGCCCATGACAGACGCATTTTTGACTGCCAGCGTTTTGGCTGCTGTGGCTGTTAAACCGTGTCTATCTGAGAGACAGGTCCAAGGATTGCCAGAAACTGCCTCCAGGATCTATGGTATCGCCAATCAACGAGTTAAGGAATGTAACAGAATCAAGGCTATGAGGGATCAACTCGGTACGTTATTTACAGCCGCTTAGTAATTGTGCTAATATATTAATATAGCCAAGTTTGGAGTTGAGACTGACGAGTTTGAGGATGGTATTGTAGTCGTTGGCAGAcctcaatcttctcttgtccGCGGCGCTTCTGTCTTCTGTTATGATGATCATCGAGTGGCCATGGCTTTCGCAGTTCTGTCATCAGTTATCGACAAGACAGTTATTGAGGAGAAGCGGTGtgttgaaaagacttgGCCAAATTTTTGGGATGATCTTCAAAATAAGGTGTGTCCATATAAACATATAAGCCACACAGCGCTGATGTGAGTGCAGATTGGTATCAATGTTGAAGGCGTTGAGCTTGAAATACACAACCATGCTTCCACTTCAGCTCACGCCGTTTGCGTTGACCGGCCCCAGACTGATTGTCCAATCTTCCTAATTGGTATGCGAGGTGCAGGGAAGACTTATGTTGGTCGAATGGTTGCTGAAATTCTGTTTGGCGAATTTACCGATGCCGATGACGTTTTTGCCGAggagacaaagatgaatgtGTCTGACTTTGTGGCCAAAGATGGTTGGGAACAGTTTAGAAAGATCGAAACCGAAATTCTTGGTAAGTTTATCCAAACGAAAAAGGGCAACAATGTGATTGCCCTTGGAGGCGGCGTCGTCGAAACAGAAGTGGCGAGGCAACTTTTAAAAACCCATGTTTCTAAAGGCGGTCACGTCGTCCACGTTACTCGTGCGTTGGAGGATATTGAAGCTTACCTCAACTCTATCGGCAACACGGCCGTTCGACCAAATTGGGGAGAATCATTTGCAGAAGTCTTTAAAAGGCGAGAGCCTTGGTATATGGAATGCTCTACTCACGAATTTTACAATGTGCTTGAATCCATCGCTGGTCAAAACACAGAAGAACATCATCAAgcaatgagaaaagaatgcGAACGATTTTTCAAATTTATCACTGGCCGTGCCTCTAATCGACCACAGTTGAGTGTGGACAATCCtacatctttcctttcaCTCACTTTTCCAGATATCACATATATGCTTGCCCACATTGAGGAGCTTGCTGAAGGCGCCGACGCTATTGAATTACGTGTCGACTTACTGAGTCCCAATGGTAAAGTCATTACCTATCCCAATGTTCCATCTACATCTTATATCGCCAGACAGTTAGCCTCTCTTCGTCTTGCAACCAATCTTCCTATAGTTTACTCTGTCCGATCCAAGAATCAAGGTGGTATGGCCCCATCTGATCAGCCTGAAGCTTACGAAGAAATGGTTCGACTGGGTCTGCGAAGTGCTTGCGAGTACGTCGACCTGGAAGTTTGTTGGCCTGTTTCTATTCTTGAcagcatcaacaaaacCAAGGGAGAATCTCATGTTATCGCATCATGGCATGACTGGACAGGCGAGATGAGCTGGGACGGACCGGAAGTCAAGGCAAAGCATGCCTTATGCGAAAAATATGGCGATATAGCCAAAATTGTGGGAACTGCCAAGTCAGTCCTCGACAACTCCAAGCTCGCCATCTTTGCGGATGAGGTGCGAATCCAAGGGAAAAAGCCACTCCTGGCTATCAATATGGGTATGGCAGGTCAACTTTCAAGAGTTCTCAATCCCATTCTCACACCAGTGACCCATCATGCTTTGCCTGTTCAAGCAGCTCCCGGTCAACTTTCGGCTAGAGAAGTTTTTCAAGCTCGAACGCTCATCGGCCTTCTTCCGTCCAAAAagtttttcctttttggTAGCCCGATTGCTCACTCAGTCTCGCCCACATTGCACAACACCGGATTTACTTACCTTAGCCTGCCTCACACTTATGAATTGCACGAATCTGACAAGGTCAACCAAGGCGTCTTGGATGTTATACACTCTCCTGATTTTGGAGGCGCGAGTGTGACCATTCCTCTCAAAGTTGAAATTATTCCACATCTCGACTCTGTCTCGagagatgttgatatgATTGGCGCTGTGAATacaatcatcaacaaagCTGGTAAGCTTCATGGTGAGAACACCGACTGGCAAGCAATTCACAAGGCTGCCGCCGATAATCTCGCTCCTTCTATCCTTTTGGACCCTTCTTCCAGTGCCCTTGTCATTGGTGCTGGAGGTACTTGTCGAGCTGCCATATTTGCGATGCACAAGCTGGGATTTCAGACTATCCTTTTATTCAACCGCACCCCTGAAAATgcagaaaagatcaaagccTCTTTCCCAGAATCTTACAACATCCTCATTGCGAATTCTCTCGACATCTTGCCGATTGCGCCTGCTGTTGTTGTATCTACTGTGCCCGGTGATTCTCTCACAACCTCGACTTTATCCAACGGTATTTACCTTCCCGACTCGGTCTTCTCCCGTCCTTCAGGTGTAGCTATCGACCTGGCGTACAAGCCATACATGACCGCTCTCTTAAAAGTCGCCGAGGGAAAGCAAGGCTGGAAGACTGTTCCCGGTGTTGAGATTTTGTGTTTGCAGGGATTTAAACAGTTTGAGGAATGGACTGGGAAAAGAGCGCCTGTGGGCAACATCAGGAAGGCAGTTATGGAATATTACTTTGATTAGAGGCGCTACTGCTAATAAAACTTACTCAAGGTTCACAGTATGCATCGGATATCTTCTCAAGGTGACATGGCATATAGTATAGCCAGGTCTGTAGGTTTACGATCCCATCTATAAATAGTAATCTACATCCAACACAGTCATTTCTATCCTATATTCAACAGCGCTTGGATGTGAGAAGAGGACGGCATCGCTTTAAAGTGCAACATAACTCTGCCGATATATCCAAATATTGGAGAATGGATGACTGAACGAGTAATATTAAAACTTCCatagatggaaagaaaatggTGATGTCATGCTTTCAGCAAATCCTTTTATGACATGCAGAAATCCTCTAATATTCAGACATTTGTTgtattcttcaacatcttttcgCCGCTGGTTAGAAGAAACAGACTTAATAATAAAAgacaggaagaaaaagaaacgGGAAGCTGGAACGGGAGCTGGAAGCGATGAGAAAGTGAGTAGGGTGGACGACAACTTGTCCAAAGCCAGCTTTCCGGATTTCGTTGACGTTGCTTCAGCTCTTCATGTAGCAAGCAGAGCGGAACGTAGTATACCAAGGAATATACCACCATCTAGACgaagaatagaaaaagacatagaaagaatgagaagaaaagacaaaaaatgACTGATAAAACATAAACAGACAAGGATCCTTCCTTTCCATCATTTTGACAGTAAATTAATTGAGATAAAAATTTAAAGTcatcaagtttttcttttctttcttttttttctgctGACGATTTTGATAATGACCAGACAGGCTTATTCGTTACTGCCGACAGCATCCAACATTAGCTCTCCTACTCTTACCTCCAAGACTCGCTTCTTTTCTCGTAAAATTTATATTGTCTTTCTCGCTGCTTTTTGGATCTTATTAGGACTTTGGGGAATTTTGATCACGCTGGACGACAGCGTTGAGCAGCTGAATGCGTGGAGGGAAGATGCGGTCGTTAGCTGGAGGCAAGCAGATGGCTGGAAAGCCAAGGTAGTCGGATGGTTACCGCAAGACAAGGTGAATGAGAAAGTAGAATGTAAAGGTTGGGATCCGTTGCTGCCCGAAGAGTTGGACCCAGTGGAATGCTTCAAGGCCAGGCAGTATCGACAGACCAAGCGGGTActtgagagagagatggagcTCCAACAGTGGGTCACTGTCACGGGCTGGTGTGGCAAAGCTGACCTGCATCTTAGTGATCACTGGTATTTTACCGTAGAGCACAATCGAGAGACGCTGCAAAACATGACGCGGTGCTTCTTGCCTGTCGCCGATCCCAACTATATCTCGTGCCCCGAAAGGCCGTTGGTTCTCTCGGGATGGTGGTACACCGCTGAAGTGCTCAACGGTGCTACCACTGGTGAGGTAATGTGGCAGCGGTCAGTGGTGAAGCAACTTGCTATGCT
The Cryptococcus depauperatus CBS 7841 chromosome 1, complete sequence DNA segment above includes these coding regions:
- a CDS encoding ribosomal protein L11; this encodes MSKSAAAQVVKIVVPAGKATPTPPVGPALGARGVKAMDFCKEFNAKTAHYQLSLPIPTLITINPDRTFSFETRTPPVSYLLKKTTSLNKGSGQGITKVMGSVSLKHVYEIAKIKCMDEDLKAVGLERVAKGVIGTARSLGLQVVP
- a CDS encoding pentafunctional AROM polypeptide — its product is MSSSSADVLKIPILGNESIHVGFHLFPYIFETVITALPSSTYVLITDTNLSSIYLNDLTNSFKEASLQHGSKARFLIYRVAPGEGAKSRKVKDEIEDWMLDNKCTRDTVILAFGGGVVGDLVGFVAATFMRGVKFVQIPTTLLAMVDSSVGGKTAIDTPHGKNLIGAFWQPSFIFVDLAFLTTLPTREVSNGMAEVVKTAAIWKDDDFALLESRSAEISLAASVRPMGSPTLGRFAADRSYSQSLLLRIVSGSIYVKAHIVTIDERETGLRNLVNFGHTIGHAIEAILTPAMLHGECVSVGIVLEAEVARQLGVLSQVAVGRLTRCLQAYGLPVSLSDGRITALPTFNQLSVNRLLDIMKIDKKNSGPAKKIVLLSRIGKTYEEKASVVADDIIRKVLCEAVTVKAAIPAKSPVTMATPGSKSISNRALVLAALGNGNCRIKNLLHSDDTAVMMNALVELKGAVFSWEDGGETIVVEGGGGVLSAPAKDKELYLGNAGTASRFLTTVCAMVSGSVSAERSTIITGNARMKQRPIGPLVDALVANGAKVKYLESTGCLPLDIETDGFHGGHIKLAASVSSQYVSSILLCAPYAAEQVTLELIGGQVISQPYIDMTIAMMEQFGVSVQRQTDTQGNLLDIYVIPKAVYVNPVEYSVESDASSATYPLAIAAITGTTCTISNIGSSSLQGDARFAKEVLEPMGCVVEQTLTTTKVTGPPVGELRALGNVDMEPMTDAFLTASVLAAVAVKPCLSERQVQGLPETASRIYGIANQRVKECNRIKAMRDQLAKFGVETDEFEDGIVVVGRPQSSLVRGASVFCYDDHRVAMAFAVLSSVIDKTVIEEKRCVEKTWPNFWDDLQNKIGINVEGVELEIHNHASTSAHAVCVDRPQTDCPIFLIGMRGAGKTYVGRMVAEILFGEFTDADDVFAEETKMNVSDFVAKDGWEQFRKIETEILGKFIQTKKGNNVIALGGGVVETEVARQLLKTHVSKGGHVVHVTRALEDIEAYLNSIGNTAVRPNWGESFAEVFKRREPWYMECSTHEFYNVLESIAGQNTEEHHQAMRKECERFFKFITGRASNRPQLSVDNPTSFLSLTFPDITYMLAHIEELAEGADAIELRVDLLSPNGKVITYPNVPSTSYIARQLASLRLATNLPIVYSVRSKNQGGMAPSDQPEAYEEMVRLGLRSACEYVDLEVCWPVSILDSINKTKGESHVIASWHDWTGEMSWDGPEVKAKHALCEKYGDIAKIVGTAKSVLDNSKLAIFADEVRIQGKKPLLAINMGMAGQLSRVLNPILTPVTHHALPVQAAPGQLSAREVFQARTLIGLLPSKKFFLFGSPIAHSVSPTLHNTGFTYLSLPHTYELHESDKVNQGVLDVIHSPDFGGASVTIPLKVEIIPHLDSVSRDVDMIGAVNTIINKAGKLHGENTDWQAIHKAAADNLAPSILLDPSSSALVIGAGGTCRAAIFAMHKLGFQTILLFNRTPENAEKIKASFPESYNILIANSLDILPIAPAVVVSTVPGDSLTTSTLSNGIYLPDSVFSRPSGVAIDLAYKPYMTALLKVAEGKQGWKTVPGVEILCLQGFKQFEEWTGKRAPVGNIRKAVMEYYFD